The following are encoded together in the Mycteria americana isolate JAX WOST 10 ecotype Jacksonville Zoo and Gardens chromosome 2, USCA_MyAme_1.0, whole genome shotgun sequence genome:
- the CLEC3B gene encoding tetranectin, giving the protein MALRGACLLLCLLSLAHVSGQQNAKVRQKPVAPKKDGVSLKMIEDLKAMIDNISQEVALLKEKQALQTVCLKGTKIHLKCFLAFSETKTYHEASENCISQGGTLSTPQSGEENDALYDYMRKSIGSEAEIWLGLNDMAAEGKWVDMTGGPVRYKNWETEITTQPDGGKLENCAALSGAAVGKWFDKRCKDQLPYVCQFMIV; this is encoded by the exons ATGGCGCTCCGGGgagcctgcctgctcctctgcctcctctccctcgcCCACGTCTCCGGCCAGCAAAACGCCAAAGTCCGGCAAAAGCCAGTGGCTCCCAAGAAAG ATGGTGTGAGCCTCAAAATGATTGAAGACCTGAAGGCCATGATTGACAACATCTCTCAGGAGGTTGCTCTACTGAAGGAAAAGCAAGCACTCCAGACAG TTTGCCTGAAAGGCACCAAAATTCACCTAAAATGCTTTCTTGCGTTTTCGGAGACCAAGACGTACCACGAGGCCAGCGAAAACTGCATCTCGCAGGGCGGCACGCTGAGCACCCCTCAGAGCGGGGAGGAGAACGATGCCCTCTACGACTACATGCGCAAGAGCATCGGCTCTGAGGCGGAGATCTGGCTGGGCCTCAACGACATGGCGGCGGAGGGCAAGTGGGTCGACATGACGGGCGGCCCCGTCCGCTACAAGAACTGGGAGACTGAAATCACCACCCAGCCCGACGGCGGCAAGCTGGAAAACTGCGCAGCCTTGTCGGGGGCTGCCGTCGGCAAGTGGTTCGACAAGAGGTGCAAAGACCAGCTGCCCTACGTCTGCCAGTTCATGATCGTGTAG